One part of the Sciurus carolinensis chromosome 6, mSciCar1.2, whole genome shotgun sequence genome encodes these proteins:
- the LOC124987023 gene encoding olfactory receptor 10-like isoform X2 — MGSFNTSFGEGFILVGFSDWPQLELILFIYISIFYSLTLFGNTTIIALSRLDPRLHTPMYFFLCHLSFLDLCYTTSTVPQLLINLSGLDRTISYGGCVAQLFIYLALGSTECVLLVVMAFDRYAAVCRPLHYTTIMHPLLCQSLAIAAWVGGLVNSLIQTSLMMAMPLCGLHYLNHFFCEMPVLQKLACEDTGGTEAKMFVARVIIIVVPAVLILGSYAHIALAVLRIKSMAGRRKAFGTCGSHLLVVCLFYGSAMYTYLQPTGSYSESEGKFVALFYTVIIPMLNPLIYTLRNKDMKGALQKLTTTK, encoded by the exons ATGGGAAGTTTCAACACCAGCTTTGGAGAGGGCTTCATTTTGGTGGGATTCTCAGATTGGCCTCAACTGGAACTCATcctctttatttacatttcaattttctACTCCCTAACCCTCTTCGGCAACACCACCATTATTGCACTGTCCCGACTGGACCCTCGactgcacacacccatgtacttcttcctctgccaCCTCTCCTTCCTGGACCTCTGCTATACCACCAGCACTGTACCCCAGCTGCTGATCAATCTTTCTGGACTAGACAGGACCATCAGCTATGGAGGGTGTGTGGCCCAGCTCTTCATCTACCTTGCTCTGGGCTCCACTGAGTGTGTGCTCCTGGTGGTGATGGCCTTTGATCGCTATGCTGCTGTGTGTCGTCCACTCCACTACACAACCATCATGCACCCTCTTCTCTGCCAGTCACTGGCTATTGCTGCCTGGGTGGGAGGCCTCGTGAACTCTCTGATTCAGACAAGCCTCATGATGGCCATGCCTCTCTGTGGCCTCCATTACTTgaaccacttcttctgtgagaTGCCTGTACTCCAGAAGTTGGCTTGTGAGGACACAGGAGGCACAGAGGCCAAGATGTTTGTGGCCCGAGTCATAATCATTGTTGTTCCTGCAGTACTGATTCTAGGCTCCTATGCACACATTGCTCTGGCAGTCCTGAGGATCAAGTCAATGGCTGGGCGCAGAAAGGCTTTTGGAACATGTGGCTCCCACCTCCTGGTGGTTTGTCTTTTTTATGGCTCAGCCATGTACACATACCTCCAACCTACAGGCAGTTACTCTGAGAGTGAGGGAAAATTTGTTGCCCTTTTTTATACTGTAATTATTCCCATGCTCAATCCTCTGATCTATACCCTAAGGAACAAGGATATGAAGGGGGCTCT ccaaaagctGACAACAACCAAATAG
- the LOC124987023 gene encoding olfactory receptor 10-like isoform X1, protein MGSFNTSFGEGFILVGFSDWPQLELILFIYISIFYSLTLFGNTTIIALSRLDPRLHTPMYFFLCHLSFLDLCYTTSTVPQLLINLSGLDRTISYGGCVAQLFIYLALGSTECVLLVVMAFDRYAAVCRPLHYTTIMHPLLCQSLAIAAWVGGLVNSLIQTSLMMAMPLCGLHYLNHFFCEMPVLQKLACEDTGGTEAKMFVARVIIIVVPAVLILGSYAHIALAVLRIKSMAGRRKAFGTCGSHLLVVCLFYGSAMYTYLQPTGSYSESEGKFVALFYTVIIPMLNPLIYTLRNKDMKGALWKVLGRGRDLG, encoded by the coding sequence ATGGGAAGTTTCAACACCAGCTTTGGAGAGGGCTTCATTTTGGTGGGATTCTCAGATTGGCCTCAACTGGAACTCATcctctttatttacatttcaattttctACTCCCTAACCCTCTTCGGCAACACCACCATTATTGCACTGTCCCGACTGGACCCTCGactgcacacacccatgtacttcttcctctgccaCCTCTCCTTCCTGGACCTCTGCTATACCACCAGCACTGTACCCCAGCTGCTGATCAATCTTTCTGGACTAGACAGGACCATCAGCTATGGAGGGTGTGTGGCCCAGCTCTTCATCTACCTTGCTCTGGGCTCCACTGAGTGTGTGCTCCTGGTGGTGATGGCCTTTGATCGCTATGCTGCTGTGTGTCGTCCACTCCACTACACAACCATCATGCACCCTCTTCTCTGCCAGTCACTGGCTATTGCTGCCTGGGTGGGAGGCCTCGTGAACTCTCTGATTCAGACAAGCCTCATGATGGCCATGCCTCTCTGTGGCCTCCATTACTTgaaccacttcttctgtgagaTGCCTGTACTCCAGAAGTTGGCTTGTGAGGACACAGGAGGCACAGAGGCCAAGATGTTTGTGGCCCGAGTCATAATCATTGTTGTTCCTGCAGTACTGATTCTAGGCTCCTATGCACACATTGCTCTGGCAGTCCTGAGGATCAAGTCAATGGCTGGGCGCAGAAAGGCTTTTGGAACATGTGGCTCCCACCTCCTGGTGGTTTGTCTTTTTTATGGCTCAGCCATGTACACATACCTCCAACCTACAGGCAGTTACTCTGAGAGTGAGGGAAAATTTGTTGCCCTTTTTTATACTGTAATTATTCCCATGCTCAATCCTCTGATCTATACCCTAAGGAACAAGGATATGAAGGGGGCTCTGTGGAAGGTACTGGGGAGAGGCAGAGACTTGGGgtag
- the LOC124987144 gene encoding olfactory receptor 10-like — protein MGSFNTSFGEGFILVGFSDWPQLELILFIYISVFYSLTLFGNTTIIILSQLDPRLHTPMYFFLCHLSFLDLCYTTSTVPQLLINLSGLDRTISYGGCVAQLFIYLSLGGTECVLLVVMAFDRYAAVCRPLHYTTIMHPLLCQSLAIAAWVGGLVNSLIQTSLMMAMPLCGLHYLNHFFCEMPVLQKLACEDTGGTEAKMFVARVIIIVVPAALILGSYAHIALAVLRIKSMAGRRKAFGTCGSHLLVVCLFYGSAMYTYLQPTGSYSEGEGKFVALFYTIIIPMLNPLIYTLRNKDVKGALWKVLGRGRDLG, from the coding sequence ATGGGAAGTTTCAACACCAGCTTTGGAGAAGGCTTCATTTTGGTGGGTTTCTCAGATTGGCCTCAACTGGAACTCATcctctttatttacatttcagttTTCTACTCTCTAACCCTCTTCGGcaacaccaccatcatcattcTCTCACAACTGGACCCTCGactgcacacacccatgtacttcttcctctgtcACCTCTCCTTCCTGGACCTCTGCTATACCACCAGCACTGTGCCCCAGCTGCTGATCAATCTTTCTGGACTTGACAGGACCATCAGCTATGGAGGGTGTGTGGCCCAGCTCTTTATCTACCTCTCCCTGGGTGGAACTGAGTGTGTGCTCCTGGTGGTGATGGCCTTTGATCGCTATGCTGCTGTGTGTCGTCCACTCCACTACACAACCATCATGCACCCTCTTCTCTGCCAGTCACTGGCTATTGCTGCCTGGGTGGGAGGCCTCGTGAACTCTCTGATTCAGACAAGCCTCATGATGGCCATGCCTCTCTGTGGCCTCCATTACTTgaaccacttcttctgtgagaTGCCTGTACTCCAGAAGTTGGCTTGTGAGGACACAGGAGGCACAGAGGCCAAGATGTTTGTGGCCCGAGTCATAATCATTGTTGTTCCTGCAGCCCTGATTCTAGGCTCCTATGCACACATTGCTCTGGCAGTCCTGAGGATCAAGTCAATGGCTGGGCGCAGAAAGGCTTTTGGGACATGTGGCTCCCACCTCCTGGTGGTTTGCCTTTTTTATGGCTCAGCCATGTACACATACCTCCAACCTACAGGCAGTTACTCTGAGGGTGAGGGAAAGTTTGTTGCCCTTTTTTATACTATAATTATTCCCATGCTCAATCCTCTGATCTATACCCTaaggaacaaggatgtgaaggggGCTCTGTGGAAGGTACTGGGGAGAGGCAGAGACTTGGGGTAG